ATAGTGCGGTATGCCGATATTTTGTAGTAGTATTAGCAGATTTTTACCGTTATAATCGAATATATGAGAGAACATATTTGGAAACGTTTCCATGATTTTAGCAAATTCATTATCCGAAGTCAATTACTTTTCCGTTGTGACCGAAAACTCACGCGATTTTCCAAAAGATATCCCCGACCAAAGATTGGTCCATGGAAGACGATGAGGCAAGCTCGAAGAGCAGCATTGCAGCGAGCAAACGTGCTTTGCCCGAAACCTTTGTCAAAAAACGATTTGAAGGTGTGATCACCATTCAAGTCTGTGAAACGAAGATCGGCAGTTCAATCCACATTTAAAACGAGGAAATTCAACATGAACAGCAATATCAGAAAGAATCGCATGACCGATATTATCCTTACCCTACTTGAATCAGATGGTGCACCACTCGCAAACCAACAGGTGACCGTAGAACAAACCAACCATAGTTTTCTCTTCGGCACAGCCGCCTTCGACATAATTCCGCTGACAAACGGTGAATATATTGGTCAAGAAAAGGAACGTGCCGAACGACGCGCAGAGAAAATCACGACTCTATTCAACGCCGCAACACTCCCCTTCTATTGGGCACGCTTCGAGCCACAGAGGGGCAACCCCATCACAGAGAAGGTCAAGAATGCCGCTCGCTGGTGTCTCGATCGCAATTTGCTCCTAAAGGGACATCCTCTCTGCTGGCACACCGTCACAGCCGACTGGCTCCTCGAGATGAGCAACGCCGAAATCCTGGAAGCACAGACAGCCCGAATTAAAAGAGATGTATCAGATTTTCGTGGCTTGATCGATATGTGGGATGTCGTCAACGAAGCCGTTATCATGCCCATCTTCGAGAAATATGATAACGGCATCACCCGTCTCTGCAAGGAGCTGGGCCGCATCGAAACGATCAGGATAATGTTCAAAACGGCGCGGAAAGCCAACCCGACCGCAACCCTGCTCATCAACGACTTCGACGTCTCACCCGCCTACGACATTCTAGTGGAAGGATGTCTTGAAGCGGGAATACAATTTGATGTAATCGGTATCCAATCCCACATGCATCAGGGCTGGTGGGGCGTGGAGAAAACCTTGAAGGTGTTGGAAAACTTCGAGCGATTCAATCTCCCCATTCACTTCACGGAGACTACGCTGGTCTCAGGTCATCTCATGCCTCCGGAGATCGTAGACCTCAATGATTACCAAGTCACTGATTGGCCCACAACACCCGAAGGTGAGGAACGCCAGGCAGAACAAGCCATTCGACATTACGAAACGCTCTTCTCACATCCGTTAGTGGAAGGCATCACCTGGTGGGATTCGTCCGATGGTGGTTGGCTCAATGCGCCAGCAGGTTTGCTGCGAAAGGATGGTTCTGCCAAACCCGCCTACGAAGAATTGATGAAACTGATCAAGGGAGAATGGTGGGTATCACCTACGAAAGTTATGACGAACGACAAGGGTGAAATTCACTTTTCCGGATTTTA
This region of Anaerolineales bacterium genomic DNA includes:
- a CDS encoding endo-1,4-beta-xylanase; amino-acid sequence: MTDIILTLLESDGAPLANQQVTVEQTNHSFLFGTAAFDIIPLTNGEYIGQEKERAERRAEKITTLFNAATLPFYWARFEPQRGNPITEKVKNAARWCLDRNLLLKGHPLCWHTVTADWLLEMSNAEILEAQTARIKRDVSDFRGLIDMWDVVNEAVIMPIFEKYDNGITRLCKELGRIETIRIMFKTARKANPTATLLINDFDVSPAYDILVEGCLEAGIQFDVIGIQSHMHQGWWGVEKTLKVLENFERFNLPIHFTETTLVSGHLMPPEIVDLNDYQVTDWPTTPEGEERQAEQAIRHYETLFSHPLVEGITWWDSSDGGWLNAPAGLLRKDGSAKPAYEELMKLIKGEWWVSPTKVMTNDKGEIHFSGFYGQYKLSFGRKRKDFAIPKGKETRISVEV